The genomic interval TGGaggatttatttttctttttctactaAGGCTAAGCTCAAACGTCCTAaaatccatgagccgtattttATGCAAacgcatgcaaatgaagataaaacaatcgGCTCGATATATTTGCAGACATTTGCAttaaatacggctcatggataatacgacgtttgaacctAGCCTAAGAAGCATTATTTTCCTGGCGTAGGTGCCAGGTTTTTGAATAAAttatattaaataataattatattaaatacaatgttaatgtttttatataaaatgatAATTGTACATAGCTtaaaattttgtatttttattgtacATAGTTTTTAATTCAACCGATAACCttaaaaacattatttaaacGTCGCACTTTTTAAAGCCTCGCTCTGTTGTGCGAACTCCACCATATATACTTCTCGGcgtaaaatttatttatttttctttatttttaaactTACATGATACCTATTAAAAGTGATTAATAAAGCAACTTTTCGGTAAGTTGTTTTCAGCGTTGAATCCACCAACTCAATTTTTTCATGAGGCATTTCTTTGGGAACTTGCAGTAATTCCTGTTAATTTTCGCTGGTTTCCATCTTGACTTAGAGAAGTCTGGATGTTCAGATTGTCACCCTATCGTCTCAGGCTCTTACTAACCGTACAAACACACACGGCAACAGGTCCGCAGGAGAAGCACCATAAACACCAGCTGCATACAACCTTTGACAAGTTGTTTATGCCGTATGCGAAGATGTGCAGAATACAGTCGTCTGACAAAAGATTGTCGTGAACCGGCttcgcgactacgcgacaagcccgcatgtaagcatgggtaaaaaccactgaagcgcctaaCTGCATATTTGGCCACCGCATAACTTCAgacttaggctaagttcaaacgtcgtattatccatgagccgtatttaaTGCAAACGCGtgaaaatgaagatgaaacaatcgtcTCGATTCATTCgaatgcatttgcattgaatacggctcatggataatacgacgtttgaacttaggcTTAGACGCGGTAGCGGTGGCTAAAGGCTGGTTCTCAACGATGACGACGTCGCTGGTTCTCAGCGACGTAAGTGTAAGCGGAGACGGAAGCGTAAAAGAGTCTTATGTCGCGTAAGAACCGGCTCAACGTAAGCGCATACCTCCTCGACGAGTTTGGTTAATTTATGCTTATGTTCCGCTTATGCTTACGTCGATCCGGTTTTCACGCGACGTAAGCGTAGCATAGACGTAAAATTATCAAAACTTCCAGTTCTTCTTGCGCCTATGCTTCGCTTACGTAGAGCCGGTTCTCACGCGATATAAGACTCTTTACGCTTCCGCCTCCGCAGACGCTTACGTCGCCTtgatatatgcagctaggcgcttcagtgtcttttacccatgcttaacCAACAAGAACCAATCAAATTGATGCTTTCAaaagacaaaatggcggcgttaaAACATgtggtttgtttttgtttttgttgaatGAAAAGGTGCTAGAAATGGCACGTCCGGTTTATTCACGCACAATTTGCGGGGAGTTAAAACTTTATTAAACCGTATCGATTTTGTGGGAGAGCATTTTCTTAAACTTGTTCGAAGTTTGACAAAGTTCAGCATCAGTACAGGAGGAGTCGAACGCATTTCTCGGTACATATCACGTGATTCACAAAAGGTTTTTGTTTCGACCGTGATCTAGTGCACCGGttatgtaagaaaaaaaaaatgcacgcttactcgaaaaaaaaaaaaaaacaatggtaAATTATACAATCAAATGTCAATATGACTAACTATCAATCTCACATAGGATATATTTAATAAACGGTTGTAGTTGGAGGTTTTGTTTTCGGCTTTGCatgtaaaaaatatttccaaCTACACCTGGCCATTGAATGACCAGGATTAGGCTTCCAAAAAGTGCTTTGGAAACCAAAAGGCAATATATAAAATCGATCTTTTTTTATCCTTAACAGCCACCTGTGTTTTTTAGCACCATAATATTGTTGCTTTTTTTCCACTCTTATACTAGACGGAAACAACCCATATAGGTTAGGTCGTTAGTcctattttgtttgttgtgaAAGCAACGTATTTAGGAACTAGACACTCACTATCACTAAAGCTGAACAAAGAGGGATGTGATAAATGTGTGATGGAAGAGAAAGGTTTACTTGTTTTTACGTTAAAAAAGACTTTGTGTATCCTATACTTGGCCAGGAACATGCGAAGTTGTGCCTTTCCGTGATCAATAGTAACTTTTAACGCAACTTTATTCTTTAAATTTAAACTTTAACTTTTATAATATACGAAAAATAGTATACCCATTATTTCAATCTTTTATGACTTAAGCTATTAAGGTCTATGACTCTGAAAAAagttattatgaatttgacCAGGAATTAATTAAAACTGTCAGTTCATTTATAGAGTACACTcgaaaaaaagcttttaattttttttgcttcccGGACATTACATCGCTCTAAGGCAGACCTCTTCGATGTCATATGCACAGCTGTTAATAAATCGGAGTGATTTCTaacgcatttttttcttaaattgtTTCGTTCTTGTCGACTATTTGATTGACCAGGCGCAGTTGTTTTTCCAAATTGAGTTTCGGTTCACCTTGTATGGATATGGTTTATTAATAGTAGTTCAAATATTTACCAAACCAGCGCATGCTAAATAAGATTTCTTTCCGAGTCTTGCGTTGGCATCTGCCTTCGCCCTTGTTGTATTTACCTTCACAATCAAAAAAGTTCAGAGTGCTTTAGTTTCCCCACTCAATAACCAACCGCACTTATGCAAGAAAGGCTGGCCTATCAAAAATAGGCCACTAGTATTAAACACCACAGTATAAAACACCACATTTATCGTTGTTTTGTTGCAAAGGGTCACTTTAATATATTAGCTTTTCGACACTATCGTTCAGACGACTTTCCCTGGACATTAAACTTGTTCCTGGACATTTCTTTGGTGATACTCGCTAATTAATGGAAGCTGGTGAAACGTGCACCAGGTAGCAAAAGCGATCTAATTGGTTCAAGGCGACAAAATAATCCGTATCAATGGATTATATTTTTAGATAGGCTTTTTATTGGTCGAGCCGCTGTGTTGCATAGGTTATTATTTGGTCTATGCGTGCGGCTGTGTTTGGCCAGCCTTCAGCAAACCTGGCCTGCCTGGAAAACCACTTAAATCGACCAAAGCACCGCACCCCAACGCATACAGCTCACAAAGCGCGTAGTGAACACACCGACTTCCATTAGCTATATCATTCACAGAGCATTTGAACAGCGAACAAGCCGTTAGCCTGGAGATTCTATAGAAATGGTGGCATTATCTGGACATTCCTCTAGAGAAATTTCGGCAGAAAAAGTAGTGACTTTGCGACAAAGGTAAAAGGATTTGCTGTGTTTAATATTTTGGTATGTTTTCATTTCGACGCAAAACTGATTTTGGGCTAAGGATTGTAAGGATTTTCTCTATGTTCCTTTTTCTGCTCCTGTTTGTGAATTGCGTTTTCTTGCAGAAACAGTTAATAGCCAGTTTCCATATTGGTAAATCGCTAGGAAAACCCAgttttttcgtattttataGAATACACTTAGATTTGATAGAACTGGGTGCTGTATAGCTCGTTTTCTTTCTAGCTGTcgttttgttattgttgttttttattttaaccaaaaacaaaacatttaactGATTGTATTGAAAAACTTGAAAGAAATGAACACCACTTTCTcccttttatttttaacacGGAAGGGGAGAGTTTTATCACTAAAGCGCTCtcccaataaaaaaacaaactctATTTTCCGTTTTGTTATTCATTTTTGCAAGAAAAAGATATCTATATAAGCTACAAATTGGCTTCATTGTTGTCAAAGCCAAACTCGCTCAATTATCTTTTTCGCGCCTAAAAccagagaaaacaataagccaAACGACAAGGCCGTGTTTATACCATAAACTAAACCTTTTAGAACTTAATCGTGTTAGAAGTAAATACTATACAAGCCATAGATGTGGGAAATAGGTTAACGCCATTATAGTAGCCGTGAAATGATTTATGTTTTGAATGCTTCTGTCCACCGCCTTGCGTGGACAGTTGAATGAGCAATGCAAAAATCAACCCTGAAGAACCCGGAATCAACTCATAGCGGCGGAAATATCTCCTCTTTGCTTAGCTAGAGTTGTCAAAACATTTCCAGTGATTGCGTGGTATTTTCATGAACTTTTCTGGGTCGCTTTGTCATCGGGATAATAATTATTACAGACCGTGTATGGCTAATCCTAGTCAGTTTGCCTTACCTCGATCAAACAGGTACTCCATGCAAGACAGATGGCTTTACGTCGTATTTCGCAATTATCCAACAGAACTAAAAGTGCTACTGGATTTCCTAAATAAAACACTTAGTAtttgaactttttttaaaggttCTAGGGACTTTCCCTGGCAGTTtcattaattttattttggaTTCCTTTTCGTGATGACTTTTGCGTTTCGTGCGACAAAAGCGTGTGCACATAACAAAGGCGCTAGAAACTACAATAGCATCGCCTTAGAGCTCAAGTTTCAAGGATTTTCTCAAGGGCTTTGGTCGTTTTTTTCAATTAGAAGTACAACTAAATCGCGCTTTTATGTTGAGGTCTCCATGATGCTGGGAATATGACATGTTTGTTTGACTTCTCACTTTATATTTCGCTTTTATTGAATAGAGTTATACTCGTGACTTCTAAAGGGATATTAAAAAAGCCATCTCCTTAAATTCAATTCTGCCATCTACTCAAATTAAATTCTGCTCAAATTTATTTAGGGCAAGTCTCACCAGTTTGGTGGTGTAATCGTTACAAGAGCTCTTTCCGTGTGCTAAAGCCTATTGCATAGTAATGGCACTTTATTCGCGTCTAATTTCTTTACAAGTGCCCGTAAGCTGAAAGCACTATATTGTGTGCCTAGTACAACTAGGTGTATCTATTATATCAACCTATCGTTGAAGAAAAATCGCACGTTGATTGGTGGCTATTGGCTAGATTGACAGAGCTAGATTTTAGTCCCGATTAAAGTCccgattgggggaggggtgggtatttgCCGCCGGCTTTCAGTTCCGATCCCCAGTgttaaaaactttttttttttttttttaaatttacatatcaatcaatggctgtcgtttttctaaatggtctaaaagagcctggggcgagcgcgcgggagatccgtgatattctaaaaacgttagggactaggctacatttccaagatggctgctaGCAAAATCATttttcctgcaagtttacgtgaaaattctcgacttacaaagctctagagcgataaaaaagcgaaacaatgattgaagcggactcccaaatatggtatgtaatgtctaataaggaaatgaccgagcgagctaaaatacgacagtttttaaaactagGTTGACTAATATGATAGcttaatctttttttatgaCATCACATGTTGAACTTAAATTGTCTCTTTGTTTCAGCCTGGCAGATATCTACGAAGGAGCGCTGCGAAAAGTACTCAATATACAACTCAATCTAAAAATAGACGAGCAGCCAAAACCACTCGATGAAAACGACTtcacaacaaacaaaatgtcccCACCGCGGCCCAAAGCTCTTCGTTTGGAGGACCTCAAACAGAGGGACGTCATCAGACATCGCGAGAGAGCACCCGATGAAAATGATCCCAGGTCATTTCCTCAAGGCCACACAAATCTGCGCCAACTAGGGGAACGCAATTCGGAAGGGTCTGCATTTCATGTCCCTCCTAAGCGACGCTTCGATGCATTTCCGCCCCCATTAGATAGGGACCCTGGGTACCCAAGGGACCGCTTTGGAATGGTGCCCTCTCATCGCTTTCACTCGCACGTCACTCCGTTTGGAATGGACCCTACTCGAAACCCGAGACTAGCAGTACCCTACGGATATGGTCCCCGAGGCGGGACTACACAGGAAACCTACTCACGATACTCTAGCCACCAAAGAGAAATTCCACCGCTGTTCCCAGTCCGCTGCTCATCAAAAGAACGCGAGGAGCTCCTGTTATCGCAGAGAAAAGAACAAGAGCATAAGGAGCAAAAAAGCCCGGATGTGAAAAGAAGCCCGGATGTGAGGAGAACCCCGGATGATGCCCGTGCCCATAAGAGCCCGGATGTTCCACGTAGAAGCCCGGATGTACCAAATCGTTACAACGGTGTTCACGAAAAATCCCCGTGGAGGGATGGGGAGGAGCGCAAAATTGTCATCAAATCAGAGCGCGAGGATGTCTCTTACGAAAAACTGAACTTGGAAGAAAAATTCAATAGTGCAAATGATCGTATCACTTCGCTCATGCGCTCGGGATCGGTCGGGAAGGTCTTGGATAGGCGATCTCCGTTCTCTCTTCGGTTCAGGCCCTACGGCTCCCGCGTCAAATACTCCCCAGGACTGACCAATGGGAATTCTGAAAGCTTGGACGCGGAACGAAACGTGAAAAAGGAAGTTAGCAAAACAGGCGAGGAGGGAGATAAAGAGGAATTTCTTTCTAGTCTTGGGCTTGCTAGAATCGCTAAATGATGCACATGTAATCCTTATAATATAATATGGCAAAAAATAGGATCATGTTGAACTTTGATTTTGATAAGAAAAATGGCAACTCACCTTTCCCAGCATGCATTGATGCATTGTGTTTTTACCCATTAGCCACTGCGCGTTAATAGACGTGTTCGgaaatcatttaaaaaataagtgTATAACCACAAAAATTAAACCATTTAAATTTGGCTATTGAATCATGGGTAGGCTGACACGCCCGCTAACAACGCATCATGGGTAGGCTGACACGCCCTCaagcaatgcatcatgggtaggCTGACACGCCCGCTAACAACGCATCATGGGTAGGCTGACACGCCCGCTAacaatgcatcatgggtaggCTGACACGCCCGCaagcaatgcatcatgggtaagCTGACACGCCCGCTAACAACGCATCATGGGTAAGCTGACACGCCCTTaagcaatgcatcatgggtaggCTGACACGCCCGCTAACAACGCATCATGGGTAGGCTGACACGCCCGCaagcaatgcatcatgggtaggCTGACACGCCCGCaagcaatgcatcatgggtaagCTGATACGCCCTTCTAAAAGAGTTTAAGCCAAGCCCTATAAAAATGATTCCTACCTGCCTGCCTATCCCAATTAGGTTAATTTCGATATTCCTACATAATTCAGCAAGTATAGTGTACCCTACTTAGCCTTGTCAAAATAATTATGTCTGTTGAGTAAGCGTAACATAAAATGATCGTATGCTTATTTTGCATTATTCCATAAATTATCTCGTAGATATTATCTTGTGtaaatattacaaataaaaaaatatatgttattCAAGACAAGGAAAAGGGCTAAATTATGTTTTAAACCACATATAATATGACACATATATGGTTCGTGCTGGAAACGGAAAGACTTGAATTGAAATTTGATCCTCTGGTATAAACTGAATAATATATTATACAAATACCTGTTCCAtggtaaaaataaacacattctGAAAGTTGTCTATTTTAAGGATTGCAGGTCTTGATAGCATTCTGAGCAAGGCTCGTTTTAAGCAGCTACCATCAAGGGCACAAAAAggatctgttccgcagcccgTATTTTTGCTGTCTGGATGTTAGACCCCTCGGTTGCTGGGAGAAATTCCtcccgaatggttctgctggcaaatttgtggagtcgaactagttgtgctgggtatatttttttggcgctgGAGCGGAGGCTTGggaaaaaaatcgtcccgatcggttatacgggcaatCATTCATGTGCTGAAATGCCTAACCACTGCTGGCTGGGGACAAAATTCCTAACCAATGttggctga from Nematostella vectensis chromosome 14, jaNemVect1.1, whole genome shotgun sequence carries:
- the LOC5505102 gene encoding uncharacterized protein LOC5505102 isoform X2, which codes for MFDNHKYKLHRKKSMEMVHLRDQFSLADIYEGALRKVLNIQLNLKIDEQPKPLDENDFTTNKMSPPRPKALRLEDLKQRDVIRHRERAPDENDPRSFPQGHTNLRQLGERNSEGSAFHVPPKRRFDAFPPPLDRDPGYPRDRFGMVPSHRFHSHVTPFGMDPTRNPRLAVPYGYGPRGGTTQETYSRYSSHQREIPPLFPVRCSSKEREELLLSQRKEQEHKEQKSPDVKRSPDVRRTPDDARAHKSPDVPRRSPDVPNRYNGVHEKSPWRDGEERKIVIKSEREDVSYEKLNLEEKFNSANDRITSLMRSGSVGKVLDRRSPFSLRFRPYGSRVKYSPGLTNGNSESLDAERNVKKEVSKTGEEGDKEEFLSSLGLARIAK
- the LOC5505102 gene encoding uncharacterized protein LOC5505102 isoform X1, giving the protein MDVTIIPSGRSSLQDSLRNRRLDNDRDNLFHEFCRSREGNLSTTDVFTRAFGARRSVNPQEFETRRETVPATRGSKEERPEYASLADIYEGALRKVLNIQLNLKIDEQPKPLDENDFTTNKMSPPRPKALRLEDLKQRDVIRHRERAPDENDPRSFPQGHTNLRQLGERNSEGSAFHVPPKRRFDAFPPPLDRDPGYPRDRFGMVPSHRFHSHVTPFGMDPTRNPRLAVPYGYGPRGGTTQETYSRYSSHQREIPPLFPVRCSSKEREELLLSQRKEQEHKEQKSPDVKRSPDVRRTPDDARAHKSPDVPRRSPDVPNRYNGVHEKSPWRDGEERKIVIKSEREDVSYEKLNLEEKFNSANDRITSLMRSGSVGKVLDRRSPFSLRFRPYGSRVKYSPGLTNGNSESLDAERNVKKEVSKTGEEGDKEEFLSSLGLARIAK
- the LOC5505102 gene encoding uncharacterized protein LOC5505102 isoform X3; the encoded protein is MVALSGHSSREISAEKVVTLRQSLADIYEGALRKVLNIQLNLKIDEQPKPLDENDFTTNKMSPPRPKALRLEDLKQRDVIRHRERAPDENDPRSFPQGHTNLRQLGERNSEGSAFHVPPKRRFDAFPPPLDRDPGYPRDRFGMVPSHRFHSHVTPFGMDPTRNPRLAVPYGYGPRGGTTQETYSRYSSHQREIPPLFPVRCSSKEREELLLSQRKEQEHKEQKSPDVKRSPDVRRTPDDARAHKSPDVPRRSPDVPNRYNGVHEKSPWRDGEERKIVIKSEREDVSYEKLNLEEKFNSANDRITSLMRSGSVGKVLDRRSPFSLRFRPYGSRVKYSPGLTNGNSESLDAERNVKKEVSKTGEEGDKEEFLSSLGLARIAK